In Rhododendron vialii isolate Sample 1 chromosome 9a, ASM3025357v1, the following are encoded in one genomic region:
- the LOC131299703 gene encoding uncharacterized protein LOC131299703, with amino-acid sequence MNQPIDLGSLLTIPGRGRGAARGQGGQGRGRRTQTQTDAPPGFSPEEIEAIHKEKRQRVEQPQERPPPSSSSPAPIWAPSFSHGNRAITARDIVETEGTALALSQAFLLPGDMQKEVAMSPDNLLSSFMSHNAKVMQKMVAMAQKLSQSEPQRAKLVSENSKLQRTIIRLERERNQAQGAADGLKGQLKGTEDKIPESSPLWTNIELPSAAAGDQEEIVEEGDEEQVLQTAEPPVTEVEPQSDMTNSGQKEASGGQLEDENLTAAEAPPTVPTIVQDLTEDE; translated from the exons ATGAACCAGCCAATTGATTTAGGGAGTCTTCTCACCatacctggtcgaggtcgtggcgctgctcggggccaaggtggccaaggtcgtggccgccgtactcagactcagactgatgctcctcctggctTTTCCCCAGAAGAAATCGAGGCCATCCACAAAgagaaacgtcaacgggtggaacagcctcaagaaagacccccaccttccTCCTCGTCTCCTGCTCCAATATGggctccctccttctctcatgggaaccgagctatcactgctcgggacattGTCGAGACcgaagggactgcccttgcattgtcccaggcctttttgttgcctggggacatgcaaaaagaagttgcaatgtctccagacaatcttctcagttccttcatgtcccacaacgccaag gtgatgcaaaaaatggtggccatggctcaaaaacttagccaatcagagccccaacgagcaaaacttgtcagtgaaaactccaagctccaacgtaccatcatcaggcttgagagagaaaggaaccagGCCCAGGGGGCTGCAGATGGCCTGAAAGGACAGTtgaaggggactgaggaca AGATTCCTGAGTCATCTCcactttggaccaacattgagctTCCAAGCGCAGCAGCTGGTGATCAGgaggaaattgttgaagaggGAGATGAAGAACAGGTCTTGCAGACAGCGGAGCCTCCTGTTACCGAAGTGGAGCCTCAGAGTGATATGACCAActctggccaaaaggaagccagtggtggtcaacTTGAAGATGAGAATCTAACTGCAGCTGAAGCTCCTCCAACTGTTCCTACAATCGTTCAAGACCTGACTGAAGATGAGTGA